The DNA region AGCGCGCGGGATGGACCAAAACCGGGGCCCGGTCAGTGCTGCGCGACGACCCGCAGCGGCTCCACGTGGGCGGTGCAGGCCGAGCAGCGGCTGGCGGCCTCGGGGATCTCGGTCAGGCACTCCGGGCACGGGCGCTTCGGGGTCTTCGGCTTCTTCGGCATGTACCGGGCGGTGGCCTTGGTCACCGGCAGGACGACGCAGAAGTAGAGCACCGCGGCGGTCATCAGGAACGCGATCAGCACGTTCAGGAACTGGCCGTACGGGAAGGTCACCCCCGCGATCGTCTGCTTGTACGAGCCGAAGTCGCCGGCGGCGCCGACCACCACACCCACCAGCGGGGTGAGGAACGCGGACACGAAGCCGGTCACCACCCCCGTGAACGCGGCTCCGATGACCACACCGACCGCCATGTCGACGACGTTGCCGCGCATCATGAACTCGCGGAATCCCTTGAGCACTGCTCTCTCCTGCTCGATCGAAGCCGTTTGACCGTCCGGGGGCCGTCCGCGGACGACCCCGGGCCCCTGAAGCCACTGCCAGCCGATAAAAATAGGACAAAAGCCCTGGAGGTCCAAACCCCCAGGGCCCTGATCCTTCGTCAGCACCGGCAGCCGGCCGCCCGGGCCGGGCTCCGACGACTAGCCGAGCGGGTCCGGAGCTGCGGTGATGCCCAGCTTGGCCAGCTCGGCCCGCCCGCCGTCGAAGGCGGTCAGCACCAGCGGGCCCTCCTCGGTGACGGCCACCGAGTGCTCCCAGTGCGAGGCCCAGGTGCCGTCGTTGGTCACGACGGTCCAGTCGTCCTCCAGCACCGTCGTGTGCGGGGTGCCGAGCGACACCATGGGCTCGATGGCCAGCACCGTGCCGGGGATCAGCTTGGGGCCCTTCCCGCGGCCGCGCTCGACGTAGTTCAGGACGTGCGGCTCCATGTGCATGGCCGTGCCGATGCCGTGACCGCCGTAGCCCTCGGTGATGCCCCACTTGCCCTTGGGCGGCAGCGGCTGACGCCGGATGAAGCCCTCGATCGCCTTGGAGACGTCGACGAGCCGGTTGCCCTTCTTCATCTGGGCGATGCCGGCCCACATCGAGCCCTCGGTGACCCGGCTCAGCATCTCCACCTCGGGCCGGACCTCGCCGACCGCCACGGAGATCGCCGAGTCGCCGTGCCAGCCGTCCAGGATGGCGCCGCAGTCGAT from Kitasatospora sp. NBC_00458 includes:
- the mscL gene encoding large conductance mechanosensitive channel protein MscL, whose amino-acid sequence is MLKGFREFMMRGNVVDMAVGVVIGAAFTGVVTGFVSAFLTPLVGVVVGAAGDFGSYKQTIAGVTFPYGQFLNVLIAFLMTAAVLYFCVVLPVTKATARYMPKKPKTPKRPCPECLTEIPEAASRCSACTAHVEPLRVVAQH
- the map gene encoding type I methionyl aminopeptidase gives rise to the protein MVEIKTSEQIAKMRAAGLVVAEALKACREAVAPGITTQELNDIADKVITDHGATSNFRAHHGGLWFPGVICASVNNEVVHGIPGDRVLQEGDLISIDCGAILDGWHGDSAISVAVGEVRPEVEMLSRVTEGSMWAGIAQMKKGNRLVDVSKAIEGFIRRQPLPPKGKWGITEGYGGHGIGTAMHMEPHVLNYVERGRGKGPKLIPGTVLAIEPMVSLGTPHTTVLEDDWTVVTNDGTWASHWEHSVAVTEEGPLVLTAFDGGRAELAKLGITAAPDPLG